One genomic window of Aquisalimonas sp. 2447 includes the following:
- a CDS encoding nucleoside-diphosphate sugar epimerase/dehydratase produces the protein MNNRLLRLLLKLPRGGKRTVMMAADVVLLMLVMWAAFSLRLGDGFSGTMLEHWWLLLVVPVLTVPLFALVRLYRAVVRYMGPQAVRAIVYGVTLSTLLFIIIVAVGRLDGVPRTTFTIYWLMGLLVIGGSRFLVRAWFQSAIKREADRQPVAIYGAGTAGVQLATSLLATREHEPVAYVDDDASMHGAVIDGIPVYPPDRIGDLIEQEGIEHVLLAMPSATRSRRRQIIQGLEPYPVHVRSIPGMADIVSGAARVQDIREVDIEDLLGRDAVSPDQDLLDRCIKGRTVMVTGAGGSIGSELCRQILMREPHTLVLFEQSEVALYSIDRELRALGQLHNVGCRIVALLGSVTHRRRLERVMRGFGVETVYHAAAYKHVPIVEENVLEGVQNNIFGTYRAAAAAEAAGVKWFVLVSTDKAVRPTNVMGATKRFSELVLQGLAARSSGTCFSMVRFGNVLGSSGSVVPLFRQQIRSGGPVTVTHPDVTRYFMTIPEAASLVIQAGSMAEGGEVFVLDMGDSVNIYELARRMVHLSGYTVADEDGQDGDIRITFTGLRPGEKLYEELLLGDNASGTAHPMIMQASESSLTWEALMEHMERLDFASRGHDCEAACEVLRLCVDGYTPGDGCSDLLSSHEPAVPSDAIRVVADQERLSRH, from the coding sequence TTGAACAATCGACTGTTGCGGCTGTTGCTGAAGCTGCCGCGTGGCGGCAAGCGGACCGTGATGATGGCCGCTGATGTGGTGCTGCTCATGCTGGTGATGTGGGCGGCGTTTTCTCTGCGGCTTGGCGACGGCTTCTCCGGCACCATGCTGGAGCACTGGTGGCTGCTGCTGGTGGTGCCGGTGCTGACGGTACCCCTATTCGCGCTGGTGCGATTGTACCGTGCCGTGGTGCGCTATATGGGCCCTCAGGCAGTGCGTGCCATTGTCTACGGTGTCACGCTCTCGACGCTTCTGTTCATCATTATTGTGGCGGTGGGGCGGCTGGACGGGGTGCCCCGCACCACGTTCACCATCTACTGGCTGATGGGGTTGCTCGTTATCGGCGGCAGCCGTTTCCTGGTGCGTGCCTGGTTCCAGTCCGCCATCAAGCGCGAGGCGGACCGGCAGCCGGTGGCCATCTACGGCGCCGGGACGGCCGGCGTGCAGCTTGCCACCTCACTGCTGGCCACCCGGGAGCATGAGCCGGTGGCGTACGTCGATGACGACGCCAGCATGCACGGTGCGGTGATTGATGGCATCCCTGTTTATCCGCCGGATCGCATCGGTGACCTCATCGAACAAGAGGGTATTGAGCACGTGCTGCTGGCCATGCCATCGGCGACGCGCTCCCGCCGGCGGCAGATCATCCAGGGGCTGGAGCCCTACCCCGTGCACGTGCGCTCCATTCCGGGGATGGCGGATATCGTCTCCGGCGCCGCCCGGGTGCAGGATATCCGCGAAGTGGACATCGAGGACCTGCTGGGCCGGGATGCGGTGTCGCCGGACCAGGATCTGCTGGACCGCTGCATCAAGGGGCGCACCGTGATGGTGACCGGCGCTGGCGGTTCCATCGGCTCGGAGCTGTGCCGGCAGATTCTCATGCGCGAGCCGCATACGCTGGTGCTGTTCGAGCAGTCTGAGGTGGCGCTTTATTCCATCGACCGGGAATTGCGGGCGCTGGGGCAACTCCACAATGTCGGTTGTCGGATCGTGGCGCTGCTGGGGTCGGTGACGCACCGCCGCCGCCTGGAGCGGGTGATGCGTGGCTTTGGCGTGGAGACGGTCTACCACGCGGCGGCCTACAAGCACGTACCGATTGTCGAGGAAAACGTGCTCGAGGGCGTGCAGAACAACATTTTCGGCACGTACCGGGCGGCAGCCGCGGCGGAGGCCGCGGGCGTGAAGTGGTTCGTGCTGGTCTCCACCGACAAGGCGGTACGGCCAACCAACGTGATGGGCGCGACCAAGCGCTTCTCTGAACTGGTCCTGCAGGGCCTGGCTGCCCGCTCCAGTGGTACGTGCTTCTCCATGGTGCGCTTTGGCAACGTGTTAGGCTCGTCCGGCTCCGTGGTGCCGCTTTTCCGGCAGCAGATCCGATCCGGCGGGCCAGTGACGGTGACGCATCCGGATGTGACGCGGTATTTCATGACCATTCCGGAGGCGGCGAGCCTGGTGATCCAGGCCGGCTCCATGGCCGAGGGCGGCGAGGTGTTCGTCCTGGACATGGGCGACTCGGTGAATATCTACGAACTGGCCCGCCGCATGGTCCATCTGAGTGGCTACACGGTGGCGGACGAGGATGGCCAGGACGGCGATATCCGTATCACCTTCACCGGTCTGCGCCCCGGGGAGAAGCTCTACGAAGAACTCCTGCTCGGCGACAACGCCTCCGGGACGGCGCATCCCATGATCATGCAGGCGAGCGAATCGTCGCTGACCTGGGAGGCGCTGATGGAGCACATGGAACGCCTGGATTTCGCCAGTCGGGGCCATGACTGTGAGGCCGCCTGCGAAGTGCTCCGGCTGTGCGTGGACGGCTACACTCCGGGGGACGGCTGCAGCGATCTGTTATCGAGCCATGAGCCGGCCGTTCCCAGCGACGCGATCCGCGTGGTCGCCGACCAGGAGCGCCTGTCGCGGCACTGA
- a CDS encoding IS66 family insertion sequence element accessory protein TnpB → MAKSPGRTAAQWRELIERYTRSGLTRRAFCAQEGIGESTLGAWQRRLRNTSSPTPETTQERALFAEVALQASRDEDAPTAPPAPCWDVELDLGDGICLRVRRRPC, encoded by the coding sequence ATGGCCAAGTCCCCGGGGCGTACCGCCGCGCAGTGGCGTGAACTCATTGAACGCTATACCCGCAGTGGCCTCACACGCCGGGCGTTCTGCGCGCAGGAGGGCATTGGTGAGAGCACTCTGGGCGCGTGGCAACGCCGCCTGCGTAACACCTCGTCCCCCACGCCGGAGACGACGCAGGAGCGGGCGCTTTTCGCTGAGGTCGCTTTGCAGGCATCGCGTGACGAGGACGCGCCGACGGCGCCGCCGGCACCGTGCTGGGATGTGGAGCTGGACCTGGGGGATGGCATTTGTCTGCGGGTGCGGCGGCGGCCGTGCTGA
- the tnpB gene encoding IS66 family insertion sequence element accessory protein TnpB (TnpB, as the term is used for proteins encoded by IS66 family insertion elements, is considered an accessory protein, since TnpC, encoded by a neighboring gene, is a DDE family transposase.), which translates to MRCSFDGLAALVRRHLGQDPLSGQGFVFINRRRTLLKLLYFDGDGYCVWSKRLERGQFGGALTAGDAVEALSRTQFTALLEGLDLVIRKRQKRWRQSPPGHGIG; encoded by the coding sequence ATGCGCTGCTCGTTTGACGGACTGGCGGCGCTGGTCCGGCGGCATCTGGGCCAGGATCCGCTGTCGGGCCAGGGGTTTGTGTTTATCAACCGCCGGCGCACGCTGCTGAAGTTGTTGTACTTCGACGGCGACGGTTACTGCGTGTGGAGCAAGCGCCTGGAGCGGGGGCAGTTCGGCGGTGCCCTGACGGCGGGGGACGCCGTGGAGGCGCTGAGCCGCACGCAGTTCACCGCGCTGCTCGAAGGGCTGGATCTGGTCATTCGCAAACGGCAGAAAAGGTGGCGACAATCCCCACCCGGGCACGGAATCGGGTAA
- a CDS encoding IS66 family transposase, whose amino-acid sequence MSNVIPATKHAQVVAENQALHGELKELRRQLAWFKRQLFGEKSERHHILDPAVQVNLFEATATPVPEQGERERISYTRSKGKNRDDAANDTGLRFDDSVPRRVIEVPPPAGCATDEVVATRTTFRLAQRRAGYEVLEYRHPVLKDRSSGALTSVPAPRNVFEGSVFDVSFAAGVLVDKFCYHLPLYRQSQRLSQAGIQVARSSLTAVVARTAALLEPIARAQLTHVLSGGVLAMDETPIKAGRKGPGKMHQAYFWPLYGDSDEICFTFSPSRAGAHIERTLADRFHGVLLTDGYAAYEKYAAGQPQITHAQCWSHMRRQFERALETDPAAREALAQIGQLYAQEQSIRERGLHGADKRHARREQCAPLVRAFWEWCDAQLQRMDLEPRHPLLKALGYVRERQPALAVFLEHPDVPIDTNHLERGLRAIPMGRRNWLFCWSEVGAAHVATIQTLLVTCRLQGVDPTTYLVDVLQRVGMHPAARVEELTPRRWKALFNDAPLRSDIER is encoded by the coding sequence TTGTCGAACGTTATCCCCGCCACTAAGCACGCCCAGGTCGTTGCCGAGAATCAGGCCTTGCATGGCGAGCTCAAGGAGCTGCGCCGCCAGCTTGCCTGGTTCAAACGCCAGCTCTTCGGCGAGAAGTCTGAGCGCCACCACATCCTCGATCCAGCCGTCCAAGTGAACCTGTTCGAGGCCACGGCGACGCCCGTGCCCGAGCAGGGCGAGCGTGAGCGGATCAGCTATACCCGCAGCAAGGGCAAGAACCGCGACGACGCCGCCAACGACACGGGGCTGCGCTTCGACGACAGCGTCCCGCGGCGAGTCATCGAGGTTCCCCCGCCCGCAGGCTGTGCCACCGATGAGGTCGTGGCCACGCGCACGACGTTCCGCCTCGCGCAGCGCCGGGCGGGCTACGAGGTCCTCGAGTACCGCCACCCGGTGCTCAAGGACCGCAGCAGCGGCGCGCTCACGAGTGTCCCGGCGCCGCGCAACGTCTTCGAGGGCAGTGTCTTTGACGTCAGCTTCGCCGCCGGCGTGCTGGTCGACAAGTTCTGCTACCACCTGCCGCTGTACCGGCAGTCTCAGCGCCTGAGTCAGGCCGGCATCCAGGTGGCACGCAGCTCTCTGACAGCGGTCGTGGCACGCACCGCCGCGCTGCTTGAGCCGATTGCGCGGGCACAGCTTACGCACGTGCTCAGCGGCGGGGTGCTGGCCATGGACGAGACGCCGATCAAGGCCGGGCGCAAGGGCCCGGGCAAGATGCACCAGGCCTACTTCTGGCCGCTGTACGGTGACAGCGATGAGATCTGCTTTACCTTCAGCCCCAGCCGTGCCGGCGCCCATATCGAACGCACCCTGGCGGACCGCTTCCACGGGGTGCTGCTCACCGACGGCTACGCGGCCTACGAGAAATATGCCGCCGGCCAGCCGCAGATCACCCACGCCCAATGCTGGTCGCACATGCGCCGCCAGTTCGAGCGGGCCCTGGAGACCGACCCTGCCGCCCGGGAGGCCCTGGCGCAGATCGGCCAACTCTATGCCCAGGAGCAATCGATCCGTGAGCGTGGACTCCACGGCGCGGACAAACGCCACGCACGGCGGGAGCAGTGCGCTCCGCTGGTGCGCGCCTTCTGGGAGTGGTGTGATGCACAGCTCCAGCGCATGGATCTCGAGCCGCGCCACCCGCTACTCAAGGCGCTGGGGTATGTGCGCGAGCGCCAACCGGCCCTGGCGGTCTTCCTGGAGCACCCGGATGTCCCCATCGACACCAACCACCTGGAGCGGGGGCTGCGCGCCATCCCCATGGGCCGGCGCAACTGGTTGTTCTGCTGGAGCGAGGTCGGTGCCGCCCACGTGGCCACCATCCAGACGCTGCTGGTGACCTGCCGGCTGCAGGGCGTCGATCCGACCACCTACCTGGTAGACGTGCTCCAGCGCGTCGGGATGCACCCGGCCGCCCGGGTGGAAGAGCTCACGCCGCGGCGCTGGAAGGCACTGTTCAATGATGCGCCGCTGCGCTCGGATATCGAGCGCTAG
- a CDS encoding transposase yields MRIDDLTLDELLELNDLICHRIDELRARQDLDVLKHLRLGQAVSFNSREGEVFGQVVKINRKTVVVHAEDHRQWKVPAGVIKLLRDIP; encoded by the coding sequence ATGCGCATTGACGACCTCACCCTCGATGAACTCCTGGAGCTCAACGACCTCATCTGCCACCGCATCGATGAACTGCGGGCACGCCAGGATCTCGATGTCCTCAAGCACCTGCGCCTGGGTCAGGCGGTGTCGTTCAACAGCCGCGAGGGCGAGGTGTTCGGCCAGGTAGTCAAGATCAACCGCAAGACGGTGGTGGTCCACGCCGAGGATCACCGCCAATGGAAAGTCCCCGCCGGGGTCATCAAACTGCTCCGGGACATCCCCTGA
- a CDS encoding tyrosine-type recombinase/integrase, translating to MASFCVRPNGMLQYDLCLHGRRFRETSGLRDTPENRRRIKRDLRRINAELETGMFDYGAWFSSSRKRDEARRWLLDQSAIDPDCRFGEYATEWLALHEGDWKTSYARRIRGVLHQYLIPQFGDWPLDQIDERAVRAYRQELIDRCNGDRARVLSNARINFILTPLSGVLRFAERERGFPNPMRNLRPLRDDRNDPMPLTAEEVAAFLDAVDAAYRFYFEMRFYTGLRTCEINGLKAGYVDLERRQIRVREAIVDGRQTTLKHPRARRDIPLSARMTAQLQALVEDKDADDYLFLRPDGRALTPSWVAEHLWKPALAAIGLAPRRVYQTRHTAAVLHLAAGENPLFVSRLLGHSSTKMLFERYAPFVANVLAGDGTAFEAMMDTARARLDSRGSGTHHMAPAVGEGKRQVVLRSAY from the coding sequence ATGGCCAGTTTCTGCGTTCGCCCCAACGGGATGCTCCAGTATGATCTGTGTCTGCACGGCCGCCGGTTCCGCGAGACGTCCGGGCTTCGCGATACGCCGGAGAACCGGCGTCGGATCAAGCGGGATCTGCGTCGTATCAATGCCGAGCTCGAGACCGGCATGTTTGACTACGGCGCCTGGTTTAGCAGCAGTCGCAAGCGCGATGAAGCCCGTCGCTGGCTTCTCGATCAAAGCGCGATCGATCCCGATTGCCGGTTTGGCGAGTACGCCACCGAGTGGCTCGCGCTCCACGAAGGGGACTGGAAGACAAGCTATGCCAGGCGGATTCGCGGCGTGCTGCATCAGTATCTCATCCCGCAGTTCGGCGACTGGCCCCTCGATCAGATCGATGAGCGCGCCGTGCGCGCGTACCGCCAGGAACTCATCGATCGGTGTAACGGTGATAGGGCACGGGTGCTCAGTAACGCGCGGATCAACTTCATTTTGACGCCACTCTCGGGCGTTTTGCGCTTCGCCGAGCGCGAGCGTGGTTTCCCCAACCCGATGCGCAACCTGCGGCCACTGCGTGACGATCGCAACGACCCGATGCCGTTGACGGCGGAGGAGGTCGCTGCGTTTCTCGATGCGGTGGACGCCGCCTACCGGTTTTACTTCGAGATGCGTTTCTACACCGGGCTTCGCACTTGCGAGATCAACGGTCTCAAAGCCGGCTACGTAGACCTGGAGCGGCGGCAGATTCGGGTGCGTGAGGCGATCGTCGACGGCCGCCAGACGACGCTCAAGCACCCGCGGGCGCGGCGTGATATCCCGCTATCCGCGCGCATGACCGCGCAGCTCCAGGCACTGGTGGAGGACAAAGACGCTGACGACTACCTCTTCCTGCGCCCGGACGGGCGAGCGTTGACGCCGTCGTGGGTGGCCGAGCATCTTTGGAAGCCGGCGCTTGCCGCAATCGGATTGGCGCCGAGGCGGGTCTACCAGACACGGCATACGGCGGCCGTTCTGCACCTCGCGGCAGGCGAGAATCCGCTGTTTGTCTCCCGCTTGCTGGGCCACTCGTCAACGAAAATGCTCTTCGAGCGCTATGCGCCTTTCGTTGCCAATGTTCTGGCTGGTGACGGCACCGCGTTCGAGGCGATGATGGACACTGCCCGGGCACGTCTTGACTCTCGCGGTAGCGGCACGCATCACATGGCGCCTGCGGTTGGCGAGGGCAAGCGCCAGGTCGTGCTGCGTTCGGCATACTGA
- a CDS encoding XRE family transcriptional regulator — translation MTDVAHTRGAWFDEHGNVVAERLAQALQITEAELAVATGLPRDAVTSPDGLRSLAAQQRLRQVTDLLTRIESWAGALGAAWAWYRSYPIPPLGHLTAEALVAAGRADEVRAYFTHISEGGYA, via the coding sequence ATGACTGATGTCGCACACACCCGTGGTGCCTGGTTCGACGAACACGGCAATGTTGTCGCGGAGCGGCTTGCCCAAGCGTTGCAGATCACCGAGGCGGAACTCGCGGTCGCAACTGGCCTGCCCCGGGATGCTGTCACGAGCCCAGACGGCCTCCGCAGCCTTGCGGCTCAACAGAGGTTGCGCCAGGTGACGGACCTTCTTACGCGTATCGAGTCGTGGGCGGGAGCCCTGGGGGCCGCCTGGGCGTGGTACCGATCCTACCCGATTCCGCCGCTCGGTCATCTGACGGCAGAGGCGTTGGTTGCCGCCGGACGAGCGGATGAGGTCCGTGCGTACTTCACCCATATCTCCGAAGGAGGGTATGCGTGA
- the vapB gene encoding type II toxin-antitoxin system VapB family antitoxin: MERATLFRSNKSQALRLPKPVAYPDAVKQVDIIAQGRTRIIVPAGESWDCWFDGEGVSEDFMASREQPDPQERETL, translated from the coding sequence ATGGAGAGAGCAACGCTCTTTAGGAGCAACAAGAGCCAGGCATTAAGGCTTCCGAAACCAGTCGCCTACCCCGATGCAGTCAAGCAGGTCGACATCATTGCGCAGGGGCGCACTCGAATTATCGTTCCCGCTGGCGAGTCGTGGGATTGCTGGTTTGATGGCGAAGGTGTGTCGGAAGACTTTATGGCTAGCCGTGAACAACCCGACCCGCAAGAGCGTGAGACGCTTTGA
- the vapC gene encoding tRNA(fMet)-specific endonuclease VapC yields the protein MLKYMLDTNIAIYTIKNRPPEVREALKAHDGQMCISAVTLMELIYGAEASAAVDRNLKDVEGFAARLDVLPYDNDAAAHTGQLRAELKKIGRPIGAYDEMISGHARSQGLVVVSNNTKQFENVPGIRVINWVS from the coding sequence ATGCTGAAGTACATGCTCGATACAAACATTGCCATATACACCATCAAAAACCGGCCTCCCGAGGTCCGAGAGGCTTTAAAGGCCCATGACGGGCAAATGTGCATCTCGGCAGTAACCTTAATGGAACTGATTTACGGAGCGGAGGCCTCGGCTGCGGTAGATCGCAATCTGAAGGATGTTGAGGGCTTTGCGGCTCGCCTCGACGTATTGCCGTACGATAACGACGCGGCGGCACACACGGGGCAACTACGAGCAGAACTGAAAAAGATCGGGCGTCCAATCGGAGCCTATGATGAAATGATTTCTGGCCACGCGCGATCGCAAGGATTGGTCGTGGTAAGCAACAATACAAAACAGTTTGAGAACGTCCCGGGGATACGCGTGATCAACTGGGTAAGTTGA
- a CDS encoding antitoxin Xre/MbcA/ParS toxin-binding domain-containing protein, with protein MVHGEGRLQRRGPGSNLSESGAPQLLEGRVPLEVATETEYGADAVVEILGRLKYGSAA; from the coding sequence GTGGTCCATGGCGAAGGACGTCTACAAAGACGAGGACCGGGCTCGAACCTTTCTGAGTCGGGCGCACCACAGTTGCTCGAAGGGCGTGTCCCGCTGGAGGTGGCGACCGAGACGGAATATGGCGCGGACGCCGTGGTGGAGATTCTGGGACGGCTGAAATACGGATCGGCTGCGTGA
- a CDS encoding type II toxin-antitoxin system Phd/YefM family antitoxin encodes MSTDIVSLADAKAHLSELTERAARGETVVITKRGKPVAQVTKPGAPRKPVPLTRMRELTDGMPEQPESAGKFMRRQRGDSRY; translated from the coding sequence ATGAGCACAGACATCGTCAGCCTGGCTGATGCCAAGGCACATCTGAGCGAACTCACCGAGCGGGCAGCTCGCGGTGAAACTGTCGTTATCACAAAACGCGGCAAACCCGTAGCCCAAGTGACGAAGCCGGGGGCGCCTCGCAAGCCGGTGCCGCTGACGCGGATGCGTGAATTGACCGATGGCATGCCAGAGCAACCTGAGAGTGCGGGGAAGTTCATGCGCCGGCAGCGGGGCGACAGCCGATACTAA
- a CDS encoding type II toxin-antitoxin system VapC family toxin: MLYLDTSLLVAAMAREARTAAVQDWLSEQAAGSLAISDWVITEFSSALSVKLKTGQLTVKQRADALALFTSLAEESFVCLTITQRDFHTAARFADQYQVGLRAGDALHLATAAGHGARLVTLDKGLAKAADSVGVSVLQM; this comes from the coding sequence ATGCTGTATCTGGACACCAGCCTGCTGGTGGCGGCGATGGCCCGGGAGGCACGGACCGCGGCGGTCCAGGATTGGTTGTCGGAACAGGCTGCGGGATCACTCGCTATTAGTGACTGGGTCATCACCGAGTTTTCCTCGGCGTTGTCGGTGAAGCTCAAAACCGGTCAACTCACGGTCAAACAACGCGCCGATGCTCTGGCTCTTTTTACCTCGCTGGCCGAGGAGAGCTTCGTGTGTTTAACCATTACCCAACGTGATTTCCACACAGCGGCCCGTTTCGCTGACCAGTACCAGGTGGGACTGAGGGCTGGAGATGCGCTGCACTTGGCTACCGCTGCTGGCCACGGTGCTCGACTGGTGACGCTCGACAAAGGCCTGGCCAAAGCGGCTGACTCCGTCGGCGTTAGCGTGCTCCAAATGTAA
- a CDS encoding IS1380 family transposase, translating to MELATRRRAAAGTPPAPVMTVDVDGLPLAAYGEQPGSHHNGHVGDRIHYPLIASCAETGDVLAGLLRPGNAAPGAQAAAWIPQLVATLRERGLARQVCCRLDAGFADGATLEALDQAGIGYLGRLRDNAALDRHFDPHRRRGPGRPAERSREWTEETVYGAESWQRKRRVVMVIQEHPAELFRRCFYIVTNLPAPTHSGEQVLALYRRRGKAEGHMGEFKDTIGTSLPCTSRGRASEAEVFARAQALLSLRLLGYELLHVLRAQMEAATGQGWSLRRLREPVLKAAAHVQRHARRLHVILERRAARLWRQLLGRRHRWRLAA from the coding sequence CTGGAGCTTGCCACGCGGCGACGGGCCGCAGCCGGTACGCCGCCGGCGCCTGTGATGACCGTCGATGTCGATGGTCTGCCGCTTGCCGCCTACGGCGAGCAGCCGGGCAGTCACCACAACGGCCATGTCGGTGATCGGATCCACTATCCGCTCATCGCCTCCTGTGCCGAGACGGGCGACGTGCTCGCCGGGCTGCTGCGCCCCGGCAACGCCGCCCCTGGCGCGCAGGCCGCAGCGTGGATCCCGCAGCTTGTCGCCACCCTGCGCGAGCGCGGCCTGGCCCGGCAGGTGTGCTGCCGGCTCGATGCCGGGTTTGCCGACGGCGCCACACTTGAGGCGCTGGACCAGGCGGGGATCGGCTACCTCGGTCGGCTGCGCGATAACGCCGCGCTGGACCGCCACTTCGACCCGCACCGCCGGCGCGGCCCGGGGCGCCCGGCCGAGCGGTCCCGGGAGTGGACCGAGGAGACCGTCTACGGGGCCGAGAGCTGGCAGCGCAAGCGCCGGGTGGTCATGGTCATCCAGGAGCACCCGGCCGAACTCTTTCGGCGGTGCTTCTACATCGTCACCAACCTGCCCGCCCCGACCCACAGCGGCGAGCAGGTCCTGGCGCTGTACCGCCGCCGTGGCAAGGCCGAGGGGCACATGGGCGAGTTCAAGGACACCATCGGCACCTCGCTGCCGTGCACCTCGCGGGGACGGGCCAGTGAGGCCGAGGTCTTCGCCCGGGCGCAGGCGCTGCTGTCGCTGCGACTGCTCGGCTATGAGCTGCTGCACGTGCTGCGCGCCCAGATGGAGGCGGCCACGGGACAGGGCTGGAGTCTGCGGCGGCTGCGTGAGCCTGTGCTCAAGGCCGCAGCCCATGTGCAGCGCCATGCACGCCGGTTGCACGTCATCCTGGAGCGCCGCGCCGCCCGACTGTGGCGCCAGCTCCTGGGGCGGCGTCACCGATGGCGACTGGCCGCATGA
- a CDS encoding BrnA antitoxin family protein, whose amino-acid sequence MRKEYDFSKMKSRRNPYASKLKRQVTIRMGDDVVEYFKQLSEETGIPYQSLINLYLRDCMAHGRKPDLSWH is encoded by the coding sequence ATGAGAAAAGAGTACGATTTTTCGAAGATGAAGTCGCGCCGTAACCCGTACGCTTCAAAGTTAAAGCGACAGGTGACGATTCGCATGGGTGACGACGTCGTGGAGTATTTCAAACAGCTTTCGGAAGAAACGGGTATTCCGTATCAGAGTTTGATCAATCTCTATTTGCGCGATTGCATGGCCCACGGAAGGAAACCGGATTTGTCGTGGCACTAA
- a CDS encoding BrnT family toxin codes for MIEFDWNPQKARANLEKHGISFEEAKSVFFDEYARQFFDEEHSSGEERFIMLGLSNVLRFLVVCHCERSGGDVIRIISARKATANECKHYEGPPL; via the coding sequence ATGATCGAGTTTGATTGGAATCCGCAGAAGGCGCGCGCAAATCTTGAGAAGCACGGGATTTCGTTCGAAGAAGCGAAATCCGTTTTCTTTGACGAGTACGCGCGGCAGTTCTTCGACGAGGAGCATTCATCCGGCGAAGAGCGGTTCATTATGCTTGGTTTGAGCAATGTGCTGCGGTTTCTGGTCGTGTGCCACTGCGAGCGTTCCGGCGGAGATGTCATCAGAATCATTTCCGCGCGGAAGGCGACAGCGAATGAGTGTAAGCATTACGAAGGTCCACCGCTATGA
- a CDS encoding type IV toxin-antitoxin system AbiEi family antitoxin domain-containing protein, translating to MITFQSAANVPAQTTAPVNGRKQRPRMTGYDVSTWLKRLPSDAHLVVHRRTLFGDDQTGIIDAGRDTREIGPPMNVWGWPLKVSSSERAILEALDELSSEASFENLDKIFESLTTLRPKLLMRLLTVCRSVRVRRLFFVFADRHQHAWRKYLDVNKIDFGSGPRALVESGKLHPTYRIYVPKRFMPAKDTEADADA from the coding sequence ATGATCACGTTCCAGTCTGCTGCAAATGTGCCTGCGCAGACTACGGCGCCAGTCAATGGCCGAAAACAACGCCCCAGAATGACCGGTTACGATGTGTCTACATGGCTGAAGCGGCTGCCGAGCGATGCGCATTTGGTCGTGCACAGGCGCACCCTGTTCGGGGATGACCAAACGGGGATTATCGACGCCGGCCGCGATACCCGCGAAATCGGTCCGCCGATGAACGTCTGGGGTTGGCCACTGAAGGTATCCTCTTCGGAGCGGGCCATCCTCGAAGCCCTCGACGAGCTAAGCAGCGAGGCCAGCTTCGAGAACCTGGACAAGATCTTCGAAAGTCTGACGACGCTTCGGCCCAAGCTGCTCATGAGGCTGTTGACGGTCTGCCGGAGCGTGAGGGTGCGGCGCTTGTTCTTTGTCTTCGCTGATCGCCACCAGCATGCGTGGCGCAAGTACCTGGACGTCAACAAGATCGACTTCGGCTCCGGGCCGCGGGCACTTGTCGAGAGCGGTAAGCTCCACCCGACATATCGCATCTACGTTCCGAAGCGCTTCATGCCTGCGAAAGACACGGAGGCTGACGCGGATGCGTGA